In Spinacia oleracea cultivar Varoflay chromosome 5, BTI_SOV_V1, whole genome shotgun sequence, a single window of DNA contains:
- the LOC130461497 gene encoding uncharacterized protein, translating to MHGSYQGFGQGGGYDSQGRGNYREQGYQGQAPYGQSHGLGNQTQYNQGSYNPNHQGGGGYNYPYGQYRGASSGCYPSNPGGQYGVSQFPPPGFNGPRTYGNQYPQNPMGYGNAPPTLPPLKSILEALMESFVGAQDKKNVEFEDGFKQSNTHLKMIETQLAQLASTIKEQQVHTSLQPQGQAPKQMYAVMTRSGKILDDGAMFVDAPCSRGEGSKGNESTDYDVGEEKSHIDDVSDGVKPTEATLLPLPTPPLPYPQKIFGKKLDDQLSKFLDTISKLYVSLSFTEALKQMPHYSRFTRDILCGKRTYSLKETVHLTENYSALILSLFPPKLKDLGSFSIPCSIQKLKFHNALCDLGASVSIFPCKIYAKLSLGDLTPTPMSLQLTDYSVMFPLGRVDDVPLVIGKLTFLVDFIVLDIDEDAHTPIILGRPFLATAGALIDVQGGLITLKAGDAKASFKLPIDDECGSKKKSCMKLDTIACIEHRYANISNDSCASKFDDKLARNNIKEKKVFVNSSVLGDSFDDVITIPEIFGMGLDDVRAETSAPHGKDSPVKKPKRGKHKLKGIWFDPTSMSGGLGKWFAPKGEKRSFLTCDDRKPVAFDPP from the coding sequence ATGCATGGATCCTACCAAGGCTTCGGCCAAGGAGGTGGGTATGATAGTCAAGGCCGAGGTAACTATAGAGAGCAAGGCTATCAAGGCCAAGCACCCTATGGTCAATCTCACGGTCTTGGCAATCAAACTCAGTACAATCAAGGTAGTTATAACCctaaccatcaaggtggagggggttacaacTATCCTTATGGGCAATATAGGGGTGCTTCTAGCGGGTGCTATCCATCGAACCCGGGAGGACAATATGGTGTTTCTCAATTTcctcctcccggattcaatgggcCAAGGACCTATGGCAATCAATACCCTCAAAATCCtatgggttatggcaatgcacctccaacactcccgcctctcaagtctatCCTTGAGGCACTTATGGAGTCGTTCGTGGGGGCGCaagacaagaaaaatgttgagtttgaggatggattcaagcaatccaacacTCATTTGAAAATGATTGAAACTCAATTAGCACAACTTGCTAGCACCATCAAGGAACAACAAGTGCATACTAGTCTCCAACCCCAAGGTCAAGCTCCTAAGCAAATGTATGCGGTCATGACTAGGAGTGGGAAGATTTTAGATGATGGTGCTATGTTTGTTGATGCTCCTTGCTCTAGGGGAGAAGGATCTAAGGGAAATGAGTCTACGGACTATGATGTGGGGGAAGAGAAGTCTCACATTGATGACGTGAGCGATGGTGTGAAGCCAACGGAGGctactcttctacctcttcCTACTCCTCCTCTCCCCTATCCTCAAAagatttttggaaagaaattggATGACCAATTATCCAAGTTTCTAGACACTATTAGTAAGCTTTATGTGTCCTTGTCTTTCACCGAGGCGCTAAAGCAAATGCCACATTATTCTCGGTTCACGAGAGACATTTTGTGTGGCAAAAGAACTTATAGCCTCAAGGAAACCGTGCATCTCACGGAGAATTATAGTGCTTTGATCTTGAGCCTGTTTCCCCCAAAGCTCAAGGATCTCGGGAGTTTCTCGATTCCTTGTAGCATCCAAAAGCTGAAATTTCATAACGCTCTTTGCGATTTGGGGGCAAGCGTGAGCATTTTTCCTTGCAAAATCTATGCGAAGCTTAGTCTTGGTGATCTCACCCCTACCCCTATGTCTTTGCAACTAACCGATTACTCGGTTATGTTCCCTTTGGGTAGGGTTGATGATGTTCCCCTTGTGATAGGGAAGTTAACTTTTCTTGTTGACTTCATTGTCTTGGATATTGATGAGGACGCCCACACCCCTATTATCTTAGGGAGGCCATTCTTGGCCACGGCGGGTGCTCTCATTGATGTTCAAGGTGGTCTTATCACCTTGAAGGCGGGAGATGCCAAGGCTAGTTTCAAGCTTCCTATTGATGATGAATGTGGTTCCAAGAAGAAGAGTTGCATGAAGTTAGACACTATTGCATGCATTGAGCATCGTTATGCTAACATTTCTAATGACTCTTGTGCTTCTAAGTTTGATGATAAGCTTGCTAGGAACAACATCAAGGAGAAGAAGGTATTTGTGAACTCCTCGGTGTTAGGTGATTCATTTGATGATGTGATAACCATTCCCGAGATCTTTGGGATGGGTCTAGATGATGTTAGAGCAGAAACTTCGGCTCCCCATGGTAAGGATTCTCCGGTCAAGAAGCCCAAGAGGGGAAAACACAAGCTTAAGGGGATTTGGTTTGATCCCACCTCTATGAGTGGTGGCTTAGGTAAGTGGTTTGCGCCCAAAGGGGAAAAAAGGAGCTTTTTGACTTGTGATGATCGTAAGCCGGTTGCATTTGACCCCCCATGA